In Hyphomicrobiales bacterium, a single genomic region encodes these proteins:
- a CDS encoding ABC transporter permease, whose product MTRVLEKPDLAKQATLQPPRRSLFSLSPINQRRWNNFNSNKRGYWSLWIFLILFVTSLFAEFIANDKPLLIKFEGEYYTPVLDAYPETAFGGEFQTEADYRDPFVQDLIAEKGGWILWPPIRYSYDTINLDLPVPAPAPPSAENWLGTDDQGRDVTARLIYGFRISVLFGLVLTIISSIVGVVAGAVQGYFGGWTDLLFQRFIEVWTAIPALYLLIIIASVVEPSFWILLGILLLFSWVALVGVVRAEFLRGRNFEYIAAARALGRSNITIMFKHLLPNAMVATLTFMPFILNGSITTLTSLDFLGFGLPPGSPSLGELLAQGKNNLQAPWLGITGFFVIAVMLSLLIFVGEAVRDAFDPRKIFR is encoded by the coding sequence GCGCCGGTCGCTGTTTTCGCTGTCGCCGATCAATCAGCGCCGCTGGAACAATTTCAACTCCAACAAGCGCGGCTACTGGTCGCTGTGGATCTTCCTCATCCTGTTCGTGACGAGCCTGTTCGCCGAATTCATCGCCAACGACAAGCCGCTTCTGATCAAGTTCGAGGGCGAATATTATACCCCCGTGCTCGACGCCTATCCGGAGACCGCCTTCGGCGGCGAGTTCCAGACCGAGGCCGACTATCGCGACCCGTTCGTCCAGGATCTGATCGCCGAGAAAGGCGGCTGGATCCTGTGGCCGCCGATCCGCTACTCCTACGACACCATCAATCTCGACCTGCCGGTGCCGGCGCCGGCGCCGCCTTCGGCGGAGAACTGGCTCGGCACCGACGACCAGGGCCGCGATGTCACCGCCCGGCTGATCTACGGCTTTCGCATCTCGGTCCTGTTCGGCCTGGTCCTGACCATCATCTCCTCGATCGTCGGCGTCGTCGCCGGCGCCGTGCAGGGCTATTTCGGCGGCTGGACCGACCTCCTTTTCCAACGCTTCATCGAGGTGTGGACGGCGATCCCCGCGCTCTACCTGCTCATCATCATCGCCTCGGTGGTCGAGCCGAGCTTCTGGATCCTGCTCGGAATCCTGCTTCTGTTCTCCTGGGTGGCGCTGGTCGGCGTGGTGCGGGCGGAGTTCCTGCGCGGCCGCAATTTCGAATATATCGCCGCGGCCCGCGCGCTCGGCCGCTCCAATATCACGATCATGTTCAAGCACCTGTTGCCCAACGCCATGGTCGCGACCCTGACCTTCATGCCGTTCATCCTCAACGGCTCGATCACCACACTCACCTCGCTCGATTTCCTCGGCTTCGGCCTGCCGCCGGGTTCGCCCTCGCTCGGCGAGCTGTTGGCCCAGGGCAAGAACAATCTGCAGGCGCCGTGGCTCGGGATTACCGGCTTTTTCGTCATCGCCGTCATGCTGAGCCTCCTGATCTTCGTCGGCGAGGCGGTGCGCGATGCCTTCGACCCGCGAAAGATCTTCCGATGA
- a CDS encoding ABC transporter ATP-binding protein: MSSAAKSKSHETLLQVRDLSVLFHSAGRKTLAVDKVSFDIKRGETVGLVGESGSGKSVTALSVMQLLPYPAAEHPSGSILFKGQELMGASERTMREVRGNDITMIFQEPMTSLNPLHSVERQVGEILKLHRGMSDQAARARVLELLNQVGIQEPERRLESYPHQLSGGQRQRVMIAMALANEPDLLIADEPTTALDVTVQAQILKLLKELQRDLGMSMLLITHDLGIVRKVAERVCVMTQGKIVEQGDTGKVYQRPRHAYTKHLLAAEPRGKPPPADPTAPVVMAADDLKVWFPIKRGFLRRTVGYIKAVDGIDVTVRQGQTLGVVGESGSGKTTLGLAMLRLISSEGRIAYLGKPIEKYSFRDMRPLRKEMQIVFQDPYGSLSPRLSIAQIVGEGLIVQGHGLSYEERRERVSRALEEVGIDPATMDRYPHEFSGGQRQRIAVARTMVLEPRFVMLDEPTSALDMSVQAQIVDLLRELQRRHNLAYMFISHDLKVIRALSNEVVVMRHGKTVEQGPSIEVFEHPKSDYTKALIAAAFEIETAPEGVVSQ, from the coding sequence ATGAGCAGCGCAGCCAAGTCCAAGAGCCACGAGACACTGCTTCAGGTGCGCGACCTGTCGGTGCTGTTCCACTCGGCCGGCCGCAAGACGCTCGCCGTCGACAAGGTGTCCTTCGACATCAAGCGCGGCGAGACCGTGGGCCTCGTCGGCGAATCCGGTTCCGGCAAGTCGGTCACCGCCCTTTCGGTGATGCAGCTGCTGCCCTATCCGGCGGCCGAACATCCGTCCGGTTCGATCCTGTTCAAGGGCCAGGAGCTGATGGGCGCCAGCGAGCGCACCATGCGCGAGGTGCGCGGCAACGACATCACCATGATCTTTCAGGAGCCGATGACCTCGCTCAACCCGCTGCACTCGGTCGAGCGGCAGGTCGGCGAGATCCTGAAATTGCACCGCGGCATGAGCGATCAGGCCGCCCGCGCGCGGGTCCTGGAGCTACTCAACCAGGTCGGAATCCAGGAGCCGGAACGGCGGCTCGAAAGCTACCCGCACCAGCTTTCCGGCGGCCAGCGCCAGCGGGTGATGATCGCCATGGCGCTCGCCAACGAGCCGGACCTCTTGATCGCCGACGAGCCGACCACCGCTCTCGACGTCACGGTGCAGGCGCAGATCCTCAAGCTCTTGAAGGAACTGCAGCGCGACCTCGGCATGTCGATGCTGCTGATCACCCACGATCTCGGCATCGTCCGCAAGGTCGCCGAGCGGGTCTGCGTCATGACCCAGGGCAAGATCGTCGAGCAAGGAGACACGGGGAAGGTGTATCAGCGCCCGCGGCACGCCTATACCAAGCATCTGCTCGCCGCCGAGCCGAGGGGCAAGCCGCCGCCGGCCGATCCCACCGCACCGGTGGTCATGGCGGCCGACGATTTGAAGGTCTGGTTCCCGATCAAGCGCGGGTTCCTGCGCCGCACCGTCGGTTACATCAAGGCGGTCGATGGCATCGACGTCACCGTGCGCCAAGGCCAAACGCTGGGCGTCGTCGGCGAATCCGGTTCCGGCAAGACGACGCTCGGGCTTGCCATGCTGCGGCTGATCTCGAGCGAGGGCCGGATCGCCTATCTCGGCAAACCGATCGAGAAATATTCCTTCCGCGACATGCGCCCGCTGCGCAAGGAGATGCAGATCGTCTTCCAAGACCCCTACGGCTCGCTCAGCCCGCGGCTTTCGATCGCCCAGATCGTCGGCGAGGGGCTCATCGTCCAGGGCCACGGCCTCAGCTACGAAGAGCGGCGCGAGCGGGTCTCCCGCGCGCTCGAGGAGGTCGGCATCGATCCGGCGACCATGGACCGCTATCCGCACGAGTTCTCCGGCGGACAGCGCCAGCGCATCGCCGTCGCCCGGACCATGGTGCTGGAGCCGCGCTTCGTCATGCTCGACGAGCCGACGAGCGCGCTCGACATGAGCGTCCAGGCGCAGATCGTCGACCTTTTGCGCGAGCTGCAGCGCCGGCACAATCTCGCCTACATGTTCATCAGCCACGATCTGAAGGTGATCCGCGCGCTCTCCAACGAGGTCGTCGTCATGCGCCACGGCAAGACGGTCGAGCAGGGGCCGTCCATTGAGGTCTTCGAGCACCCGAAGAGCGACTATACCAAGGCGCTGATCGCCGCCGCATTCGAGATCGAGACGGCGCCCGAGGGCGTGGTCTCGCAATAG
- a CDS encoding glyoxylate/hydroxypyruvate reductase A yields the protein MSILIAVTGWEPETWARHLAARMPGRDIRSFPDLGKAADIAYALVWKPEPGLLKSLPNLKIVFSLGAGVDHIPLRDADLPDVPIVRIVDPDLTMRMGEYVVLHVLLHHRRHLDYQDLQRQRRWKALHQPPASAVKVGVMGLGELGRDAARKLSGLGFDVAGWSRTQKTLKGIACFAGQAELDGFLARTDILVCLLPLTRETRGILNRALFARLRRDGPLGGVVLINAGRGELQVGADILAALDAGELKAASLDVFETEPLPENSPFWRHPRVVVTPHVAAFSDPQVLTRNVADQIEAFEAGKPLQNLVDSKRGY from the coding sequence TTGAGCATCCTTATTGCGGTTACGGGGTGGGAGCCGGAGACCTGGGCCAGGCATCTTGCGGCACGGATGCCGGGGCGCGACATCCGCAGCTTCCCCGACCTCGGAAAGGCCGCCGACATCGCCTACGCCCTGGTCTGGAAGCCGGAGCCGGGGCTGTTGAAATCGCTGCCCAATCTGAAGATCGTCTTCTCGCTCGGCGCCGGAGTCGATCACATCCCGCTCCGCGACGCCGATCTGCCGGACGTTCCGATCGTGCGCATCGTTGACCCGGACCTCACCATGCGCATGGGTGAATATGTCGTTCTGCACGTGCTGCTGCATCATCGCCGGCATCTCGACTATCAGGACTTGCAGCGCCAAAGGCGCTGGAAGGCGCTGCACCAGCCGCCGGCCTCGGCGGTCAAGGTCGGCGTCATGGGGCTCGGCGAGCTGGGTCGCGACGCGGCACGCAAACTTTCAGGGCTCGGCTTCGATGTCGCCGGCTGGAGCCGGACACAGAAGACACTGAAGGGCATCGCCTGTTTCGCCGGGCAAGCGGAGCTCGATGGCTTTCTCGCCCGCACCGACATTCTCGTCTGCCTATTGCCCTTGACCCGAGAGACACGGGGCATTCTGAACCGCGCCCTGTTCGCCAGGCTGCGCCGCGACGGGCCGCTGGGCGGTGTCGTTCTGATCAATGCGGGACGCGGCGAGTTGCAGGTCGGCGCCGACATATTGGCGGCGCTTGACGCCGGCGAATTGAAGGCGGCGAGCCTCGACGTATTCGAGACCGAACCGCTGCCCGAGAACAGCCCATTCTGGCGCCACCCGCGGGTGGTGGTGACGCCCCATGTCGCCGCGTTCAGCGACCCGCAGGTACTGACGCGCAATGTCGCTGATCAGATCGAGGCGTTCGAGGCGGGAAAGCCGCTGCAAAACCTGGTCGATTCCAAACGCGGATATTGA
- a CDS encoding NlpC/P60 family protein produces the protein MTAPDPRLNAYRADLAASSLKGVVEAPRYAEGALRQVTASAAWLRRAPGEDQPIDTEMLFGETARVFDEHEGWAWVQLSGDGYVGYVPAAALGELLYEPTHRVSVLRSHVYPTANIKAPPIAALPMNAQVAVVGVEGGFARLASGGHFYAGHLAAIDAPESDFVTVAEHFLGAPYLWGGKTGLGLDCSALVQIPLNAAGLACPRDGDMQEARLGTPLPLSNPAKGLRRGDLVFWPGHVAIMTDGKTLLHASAHHMMVVREAFDAARRRIADVGLEIAAVKRLVVRALKNVEQVEQDDDRDRNAEQP, from the coding sequence GTGACAGCGCCCGATCCGCGCCTCAATGCCTATCGGGCCGATCTTGCCGCGAGCAGCCTGAAGGGCGTGGTCGAGGCGCCGCGCTATGCCGAGGGTGCGCTGCGTCAGGTCACCGCCTCTGCCGCCTGGCTCAGGCGGGCGCCGGGCGAGGACCAGCCGATCGACACGGAAATGCTGTTCGGCGAGACGGCGCGGGTATTCGACGAGCACGAGGGCTGGGCCTGGGTGCAGCTTTCCGGCGACGGCTATGTCGGCTATGTGCCGGCCGCAGCCCTCGGCGAGTTGCTCTATGAGCCGACGCACCGGGTCAGCGTCTTGCGCAGCCACGTCTATCCAACTGCCAATATCAAGGCGCCGCCCATCGCCGCCCTGCCGATGAATGCGCAAGTTGCGGTCGTTGGCGTCGAAGGCGGCTTTGCGCGTCTTGCCAGCGGCGGCCATTTTTACGCCGGGCATCTCGCCGCAATTGACGCGCCGGAAAGCGATTTTGTGACCGTCGCCGAACATTTTCTCGGCGCGCCCTATCTCTGGGGCGGCAAGACCGGTCTCGGCCTCGACTGCTCGGCGCTGGTACAAATTCCGCTCAACGCCGCCGGCCTTGCCTGTCCCCGCGACGGCGACATGCAGGAAGCGCGGCTGGGAACCCCGCTGCCCCTGTCTAACCCTGCGAAAGGGTTGCGCCGCGGCGACCTCGTCTTTTGGCCCGGCCATGTGGCGATCATGACCGACGGCAAGACATTGCTGCACGCCAGCGCCCATCACATGATGGTGGTACGTGAGGCCTTTGACGCGGCGCGCCGGAGGATCGCCGATGTCGGGCTTGAGATCGCCGCCGTCAAGCGCCTGGTCGTGCGGGCTCTAAAAAACGTCGAACAGGTAGAGCAGGATGATGACCGGGATCGGAATGCCGAGCAGCCATAG